A section of the Anabaena cylindrica PCC 7122 genome encodes:
- a CDS encoding RNA methyltransferase, with protein MGLAGIRIVLVEPAGPLNLGSIARVMKNFGLCNLVLVNPQCDRSSDDALKMAVHAKEILDSAIIVDTLPQALQGCVRAIATIGRDYSGEIPLENPRTTLPWLLEEPEKPVALIFGREDRGLSNEEINYAQKLVFIPTSPIYPSLNLATAVSICCYELSQLAEIFITPEIPPTEIAPLDIVEPYYQELESLLLSIGYIYPHTAASRMEKFRHLYNRAHIQTAEVAMLRGILRQIEWALKEAEGRR; from the coding sequence ATGGGTTTGGCTGGAATTAGAATTGTGTTGGTGGAACCAGCAGGACCCTTGAATTTAGGCTCAATTGCTAGGGTAATGAAAAATTTTGGGTTATGTAACCTAGTATTAGTGAATCCGCAGTGCGATCGCTCTTCTGATGATGCTCTAAAAATGGCAGTCCATGCCAAAGAAATTTTAGATTCTGCGATCATAGTAGACACATTACCACAAGCATTGCAAGGATGCGTGCGTGCGATCGCTACCATAGGCCGTGATTACAGCGGAGAAATTCCCCTAGAAAACCCCCGCACTACCCTACCCTGGCTATTAGAAGAACCAGAAAAACCAGTAGCCCTGATTTTTGGCAGAGAAGACCGAGGACTAAGCAATGAAGAAATAAATTATGCCCAAAAGTTAGTTTTCATTCCCACAAGTCCCATCTATCCATCCCTGAATTTAGCTACCGCTGTCTCCATCTGTTGTTACGAATTATCACAATTAGCAGAAATATTTATAACACCGGAAATACCTCCTACAGAAATCGCACCTTTAGATATTGTAGAACCTTACTATCAGGAATTGGAATCTCTGCTATTATCCATAGGTTATATTTACCCCCATACAGCAGCTAGTAGGATGGAAAAATTCCGACACTTGTATAATCGCGCCCACATCCAAACTGCTGAAGTTGCTATGTTACGCGGAATTCTACGACAAATAGAATGGGCATTGAAGGAAGCAGAAGGTAGAAGGTAG
- a CDS encoding serine hydrolase, protein MSESSDKLIAISRQQPSQRRRRPRQNQKAGQTPVVKKPQQVIARGESVALTRLNNNNIIPPALPTEGRRPRSKIVMPTAVKPIPKSKGKMPQPGTAKLKTVRVPKQGKPKIDRRASRKTRLKPMARTILYTLRLLIVGIGLGAIVGTLLSVLDPANRITTSSSPSQTNAGPSQTQSPTNSSATASSLYLSQEIIPLKTDVQNLAAANPNLTPGVFMVDLDTGAYVDINSTASFSAASTIKVPILIAFFQDVDAGKIRLDEMLTVQQEMIAGGSGTLQTSTVGSQYTAIDVATKMITISDNTATNMLIARLGGQEVLNERFRSWGLATTIIRSPLPDLQGTNTTSPRELGNLIAALNQGNMVSMRSRDIMLDIMRRTQRNNLLPSGLGEGAKSYHKTGDIGTMLGDAGLIDIPTGKRYIAAVMVQRPNNDPTAEKLISAISSAAYQHFSQTAITPRTPTNNLPTNNFPQPVQPFIQPQGMTPIVPNGTVNNTPIGTYPAPVTTPQYYPPQ, encoded by the coding sequence GTGTCAGAATCAAGTGACAAACTAATAGCTATCTCACGACAGCAACCTTCACAGCGTCGTCGCCGTCCACGCCAAAACCAAAAGGCTGGACAAACACCCGTTGTCAAGAAACCGCAACAGGTTATAGCTAGAGGCGAAAGTGTGGCGCTCACACGGCTTAATAATAATAATATCATTCCTCCTGCTCTCCCTACTGAGGGGCGAAGACCACGCTCCAAGATAGTTATGCCGACAGCAGTTAAACCCATCCCTAAATCTAAGGGCAAGATGCCACAACCGGGTACTGCAAAGTTGAAGACAGTGCGTGTACCAAAGCAAGGAAAGCCAAAAATAGATAGGCGAGCATCCCGCAAAACTCGGTTAAAGCCAATGGCTAGAACCATATTGTATACGTTACGGTTGTTGATTGTGGGCATCGGCTTAGGTGCAATTGTAGGCACGCTGTTGTCAGTATTAGACCCTGCTAATCGCATCACCACATCTTCTTCCCCATCTCAGACTAACGCGGGGCCATCTCAAACACAATCTCCAACTAATTCCTCTGCAACCGCTTCCAGTTTATATTTATCCCAAGAAATCATCCCTTTAAAAACCGATGTGCAGAATTTAGCAGCGGCAAATCCAAATCTGACCCCTGGGGTGTTCATGGTAGATTTAGATACTGGGGCTTATGTGGATATTAATAGTACTGCTAGTTTTTCTGCTGCCAGCACGATTAAAGTACCAATTCTAATTGCTTTTTTTCAGGATGTAGACGCGGGGAAAATACGTCTGGATGAAATGCTGACTGTGCAACAAGAGATGATTGCAGGTGGTTCTGGAACTTTACAGACGAGTACAGTAGGTAGTCAGTACACTGCCATTGATGTTGCCACAAAGATGATTACCATCAGTGATAACACAGCCACCAATATGCTTATTGCCAGATTGGGAGGTCAAGAGGTACTAAACGAGCGTTTTCGCAGTTGGGGATTAGCAACTACAATAATTCGCTCTCCACTCCCAGATTTACAAGGCACAAACACCACCAGTCCTAGAGAATTGGGGAATTTGATTGCGGCACTCAATCAGGGAAATATGGTGAGTATGCGATCGCGCGATATTATGCTTGATATTATGCGCCGCACACAAAGAAATAATCTCCTACCTTCCGGCTTAGGAGAAGGAGCAAAATCATACCACAAAACCGGTGATATCGGCACAATGTTAGGAGATGCAGGTTTAATTGATATTCCCACCGGCAAGCGTTATATAGCTGCTGTCATGGTACAACGTCCCAACAATGACCCTACTGCGGAGAAACTCATTAGCGCCATTTCTAGTGCTGCTTACCAACACTTTAGCCAAACTGCTATCACACCCCGCACTCCCACAAATAATCTACCTACAAATAATTTTCCGCAACCTGTTCAACCCTTTATTCAACCCCAGGGAATGACTCCAATAGTACCTAACGGAACAGTTAACAATACTCCTATAGGTACTTATCCAGCCCCGGTGACGACTCCACAATATTACCCTCCACAATAA
- a CDS encoding creatininase family protein: MQLHLSTWPEVETYLQKSQGIIFPIGSTEQHGPTGLIGTDAICAEAISHGVAEETQGMVAPTINIGMALHHTAFPGTISLRPSTLILVVRDYITCLAKAGFTKFYFINGHGGNIATLKAAFSETYAHLEDLQLPSSQKVQCQIANWFMCGSVYKLAKELYGDQEGSHATPSEVAVTQYVYPEAIKQAPLSSKVASGHRIYGAANFRESYPDGRMGSNPALATPEHGKQFYDLAVGELSKGYLEFLNQE, encoded by the coding sequence ATGCAATTACATTTAAGCACCTGGCCAGAAGTAGAAACTTATCTACAAAAATCCCAGGGAATTATTTTCCCTATTGGTTCCACAGAACAACATGGCCCAACGGGTTTAATTGGGACTGATGCCATTTGTGCAGAAGCAATATCCCATGGTGTAGCAGAAGAAACTCAAGGAATGGTTGCACCAACAATCAATATCGGTATGGCATTACATCATACTGCTTTTCCCGGTACAATTAGCCTCCGTCCTAGCACTTTAATCTTGGTAGTACGGGATTATATAACTTGTTTAGCAAAAGCAGGTTTTACCAAGTTTTACTTTATTAATGGACATGGTGGAAATATTGCGACTCTGAAAGCTGCTTTTTCAGAAACTTATGCACATTTAGAAGATTTACAACTTCCTAGTTCTCAAAAAGTTCAATGTCAAATTGCTAATTGGTTTATGTGCGGTTCTGTATATAAACTTGCCAAAGAATTATATGGTGATCAAGAAGGTTCTCATGCTACCCCTAGTGAAGTAGCTGTTACCCAATACGTCTATCCAGAAGCAATCAAACAAGCACCCCTATCTTCAAAAGTCGCAAGTGGACACAGAATTTATGGTGCAGCTAATTTTCGAGAAAGTTACCCAGATGGCCGCATGGGTTCAAATCCGGCTTTAGCAACACCAGAACATGGTAAACAGTTTTATGATTTGGCTGTGGGGGAATTGAGTAAAGGGTATTTGGAGTTTTTGAATCAGGAATAG